One Rhinoraja longicauda isolate Sanriku21f chromosome 18, sRhiLon1.1, whole genome shotgun sequence DNA segment encodes these proteins:
- the LOC144602080 gene encoding LOW QUALITY PROTEIN: pleckstrin homology-like domain family A member 2 (The sequence of the model RefSeq protein was modified relative to this genomic sequence to represent the inferred CDS: deleted 4 bases in 2 codons) — protein MGWAPGAFINRGKRPPCSQSRERGIGTSSCFTGKLSSYITAQDSPFFAAKLPAEGPLSPNMKKITDGSQVTKEGVLEKRGDNLLQLWKKKYCLLTQDCLRLFPDSQKRSRSKDLSLQEIRTVDSVERTGKYIYFTVVTTDNKEMDFRCLAECCWNSAITMALIEFKNKKAIQSFRSRQDAEILTPGQQEKLLGRAP, from the exons ATGGGATGGGCACCCGGCGCCTTTATCAACCGTGGAAAGAGGCCGCCTTGTAGTCAgagc agagagagagggattggcACCAGCTCCTGCTTTACAGGCAAGCTTAGCTCTTACATTACAGCCCAAGACAGCCCCTTCTTTGCGGCCAAGCTCCCCGCTGAAGGCCCT CTCTCGCCAAACATGAAGAAAATCACGGACGGCTCCCAGGTGACGAAAGAAGGCGTCCTGGAGAAGCGAGGGGACAATCTCCTCCAGCTATGGAAGAAGAAGTATTGCCTCCTGACCCAAGACTGCCTCCGCCTATTCCCGGATTCCCAGAAACGCTCCCGGAGCAAAGACCTCTCCCTACAAGAGATCAGGACGGTGGATAGTGTGGAGAGGACGGGCAAGTATATCTACTTCACCGTGGTCACCACCGACAACAAGGAGATGGACTTCAGGTGCCTGGCGGAGTGCTGCTGGAACTCGGCCATCACCATGGCTCTCATTGAGTTCAAGAACAAGAAGGCCATCCAGAGCTTCAGGTCGCGGCAGGACGCCGAGATCCTCACTCCGGGCCAGCAGGAGAAGCTGTTGGGAAGGGCGCCCTAA